In the Wyeomyia smithii strain HCP4-BCI-WySm-NY-G18 chromosome 2, ASM2978416v1, whole genome shotgun sequence genome, one interval contains:
- the LOC129721269 gene encoding deoxynucleoside triphosphate triphosphohydrolase SAMHD1 isoform X2 has translation MNKPDICNTESTHYWTIHDAIHGKVTYPGYVREIVDTPQFQRLRNLKQLGVSSNVFPCSTHTRFEHCLGVCFLAGKLLKILEKNSGVQISDIHRKCVMLAALLHDVGHGPFSHMWEDFVHNGSDKDWTHEKSSCDMACQLFAANNIQLSQEAYEHYYAEQLICALITGNQEALRTLLTPDTMFLSEIIHNKKFKLDVDKWDYLLRDLFYLDGVVRISTDFVRLFDNARVIRGGDGVTHIAYRAADYSAVIELFEARATLHIECYQHRTVLGLQRMIMDGLTLAEECGFKLKGAKMSEAHQSPQVYLYLDDSIVKLIEISDSVKLLPAQQLLDRFHQHRKYRVVHVSSQPIDVESLNKLFATDEFFQLHKKIPYASEMAPRNVPLYDDQGRLVENRTIVDSIISNLRNQGFFEQYLVYCKSTEPEIVSRARKYLESLPLEKQC, from the exons ATGAACAAACCTGACATCTGTAACACGGAGTCCACCCACTACTGGACCATTCATGATGCCATCCATGGCAAGGTAACTTATCCGGGATACGTTCGTGAAATAGTTGACACGCCACAGTTTCAAAGACTTCGTAATCTGAAGCAGCTTGGTGTCAGTTCAAACGTATTTCCTTGCAGTACTCACACGCGTTTTGAGCACTGTTTGGG AGTGTGCTTTTTGGCTGGAAAGCTACTGAAGATATTGGAGAAAAATTCTGGTGTTCAGATCAGTGATATACATCGAAAATGCGTGATG TTAGCAGCACTTTTACACGACGTTGGTCATGGTCCCTTCTCGCACATGTGGGAGGATTTCGTGCACAATGGAAGCGATAAAGATTGGACG CACGAAAAGTCGTCATGTGATATGGCTTGTCAACTGTTTGCCGCTAATAACATACAACTGTCGCAGGAAGCGTACGAGCATTACTACGCCGAACAGTTGATCTGTGCCTTGATAACAGGCAATCAGGAGGCTCTTCGGACGCTTTTAACGCCGGACACCATGTTTCTGTCGGAGATCATCCACAACAAGAAGTTCAAATTAGATGTCGATAAGTGGGACTATCTGCTGAGAGATTTGTTCTATTTGGACGGTGTTGTTCGTATCAGCACCGATTTCGTGCGTTTGTTCGATAATGCCCGGGTGATCCGTGGCGGAGATGGTGTTACTCATATCGCCTATCGAGCTGCCGATTATTCGGCTGTGATCGAATTGTTTGAGGCTCGAGCCACTCTGCACATCGAGTGCTATCAACATCGCACCGTGCTCGGGCTGCAAAGAAT GATAATGGATGGGCTCACATTGGCAGAAGAATGTGGATTTAAATTAAAAGG TGCGAAAATGTCCGAAGCACACCAATCGCCACAAGTGTACCTCTACTTGGATGATAGTATCGTGAAGCTGATTGAAATTAGCGACAGTGTCAAGCTGCTGCCGGCACAACAATTGCTAGATCGATTCCATCAGCATCGAAAGTACCGTGTAGTTCATGTGTCTAGTCAACCAATTGAT GTTGAAAGCCTTAACAAACTATTCGCAACGGATGAGTTCTTCCAGTTGCACAAGAAAATCCCGTATGCAAGTGAGATGGCGCCACGAAATGTCCCCCTCTATGATGATCAGGGTCGGTTAGTGGAAAACCGCACTATTGTCGACAGTATTAT AAGCAATCTCCGCAATCAGGGCTTCTTCGAGCAGTATTTGGTGTACTGCAAATCTACGGAGCCTGAAATCGTTAGTCGTGCCCGAAAGTACCTGGAATCATTGCCCTTAGAAAAGCAATGTTGA
- the LOC129721269 gene encoding deoxynucleoside triphosphate triphosphohydrolase SAMHD1 isoform X1 → MRDVDGERMKHAGRVDSTCFRVMHFIYSIRCSTMNKPDICNTESTHYWTIHDAIHGKVTYPGYVREIVDTPQFQRLRNLKQLGVSSNVFPCSTHTRFEHCLGVCFLAGKLLKILEKNSGVQISDIHRKCVMLAALLHDVGHGPFSHMWEDFVHNGSDKDWTHEKSSCDMACQLFAANNIQLSQEAYEHYYAEQLICALITGNQEALRTLLTPDTMFLSEIIHNKKFKLDVDKWDYLLRDLFYLDGVVRISTDFVRLFDNARVIRGGDGVTHIAYRAADYSAVIELFEARATLHIECYQHRTVLGLQRMIMDGLTLAEECGFKLKGAKMSEAHQSPQVYLYLDDSIVKLIEISDSVKLLPAQQLLDRFHQHRKYRVVHVSSQPIDVESLNKLFATDEFFQLHKKIPYASEMAPRNVPLYDDQGRLVENRTIVDSIISNLRNQGFFEQYLVYCKSTEPEIVSRARKYLESLPLEKQC, encoded by the exons ATGCGCGACGTCGATGGGGAGCGCATGAAGCACGCTGGTAGAGTCGACTCGACGTGCTTTCGTGTGATGCATTTTATTTACAGTATTCGTTG CAGCACAATGAACAAACCTGACATCTGTAACACGGAGTCCACCCACTACTGGACCATTCATGATGCCATCCATGGCAAGGTAACTTATCCGGGATACGTTCGTGAAATAGTTGACACGCCACAGTTTCAAAGACTTCGTAATCTGAAGCAGCTTGGTGTCAGTTCAAACGTATTTCCTTGCAGTACTCACACGCGTTTTGAGCACTGTTTGGG AGTGTGCTTTTTGGCTGGAAAGCTACTGAAGATATTGGAGAAAAATTCTGGTGTTCAGATCAGTGATATACATCGAAAATGCGTGATG TTAGCAGCACTTTTACACGACGTTGGTCATGGTCCCTTCTCGCACATGTGGGAGGATTTCGTGCACAATGGAAGCGATAAAGATTGGACG CACGAAAAGTCGTCATGTGATATGGCTTGTCAACTGTTTGCCGCTAATAACATACAACTGTCGCAGGAAGCGTACGAGCATTACTACGCCGAACAGTTGATCTGTGCCTTGATAACAGGCAATCAGGAGGCTCTTCGGACGCTTTTAACGCCGGACACCATGTTTCTGTCGGAGATCATCCACAACAAGAAGTTCAAATTAGATGTCGATAAGTGGGACTATCTGCTGAGAGATTTGTTCTATTTGGACGGTGTTGTTCGTATCAGCACCGATTTCGTGCGTTTGTTCGATAATGCCCGGGTGATCCGTGGCGGAGATGGTGTTACTCATATCGCCTATCGAGCTGCCGATTATTCGGCTGTGATCGAATTGTTTGAGGCTCGAGCCACTCTGCACATCGAGTGCTATCAACATCGCACCGTGCTCGGGCTGCAAAGAAT GATAATGGATGGGCTCACATTGGCAGAAGAATGTGGATTTAAATTAAAAGG TGCGAAAATGTCCGAAGCACACCAATCGCCACAAGTGTACCTCTACTTGGATGATAGTATCGTGAAGCTGATTGAAATTAGCGACAGTGTCAAGCTGCTGCCGGCACAACAATTGCTAGATCGATTCCATCAGCATCGAAAGTACCGTGTAGTTCATGTGTCTAGTCAACCAATTGAT GTTGAAAGCCTTAACAAACTATTCGCAACGGATGAGTTCTTCCAGTTGCACAAGAAAATCCCGTATGCAAGTGAGATGGCGCCACGAAATGTCCCCCTCTATGATGATCAGGGTCGGTTAGTGGAAAACCGCACTATTGTCGACAGTATTAT AAGCAATCTCCGCAATCAGGGCTTCTTCGAGCAGTATTTGGTGTACTGCAAATCTACGGAGCCTGAAATCGTTAGTCGTGCCCGAAAGTACCTGGAATCATTGCCCTTAGAAAAGCAATGTTGA